The Streptomyces sp. NBC_01775 genome includes a region encoding these proteins:
- a CDS encoding sugar phosphate isomerase/epimerase family protein, producing MTGTPSPSLDRIRIGSAPDSWGVWFPDDPEQVPWQRFLDEVARAGYRWIELGPYGYLPTDPARLTDEVAARDLQVSAGTVFTSLHRGPAVWDETWEQVSRVAELTRATGAGHLVVIPSFWRDDKTAALIEPPELTTEQWRHLAEGTERLAREVRERYGLQIAVHPHADTHIDTEEHVTRFLDATDSGLVNLCLDTGHYAYCGGDSVKLIETYGERVGYLHLKQVDPRILAEVVREGTPFGPAVRQGVMCEPPGGVPALEPVLTAAQGLGVDLFAIVEQDMYPCPPDQPFPIAERTRRFLRSCGA from the coding sequence ATGACTGGCACTCCCTCCCCCAGCCTCGACCGCATCCGGATCGGCTCGGCACCCGACTCCTGGGGCGTCTGGTTTCCCGACGACCCCGAACAGGTGCCCTGGCAGCGCTTCCTCGACGAGGTGGCCCGCGCCGGCTACCGCTGGATCGAGCTCGGCCCCTACGGCTACCTCCCGACCGACCCCGCCCGCCTCACCGACGAGGTCGCCGCCCGGGACCTCCAGGTCTCCGCCGGCACCGTCTTCACCTCGCTCCACCGGGGGCCCGCCGTCTGGGACGAGACCTGGGAGCAGGTCTCCCGCGTCGCGGAGCTGACCCGCGCGACGGGCGCCGGACACCTGGTGGTCATCCCCTCCTTCTGGCGCGACGACAAGACGGCCGCGCTCATCGAGCCGCCCGAACTCACCACCGAACAGTGGCGCCACCTCGCCGAGGGCACGGAGCGGCTGGCGCGCGAGGTGCGCGAGCGCTACGGCCTTCAGATCGCCGTCCACCCGCACGCGGACACCCACATCGACACCGAGGAACACGTCACCCGCTTCCTGGACGCCACCGACTCCGGGCTGGTCAACCTCTGCCTGGACACCGGCCATTACGCCTACTGCGGCGGCGACAGCGTCAAGCTGATCGAGACCTACGGCGAGCGCGTCGGCTATCTGCACCTCAAGCAGGTGGACCCGCGGATCCTCGCCGAAGTCGTCCGCGAGGGAACGCCGTTCGGACCCGCCGTGCGCCAGGGCGTGATGTGCGAGCCCCCGGGCGGAGTGCCCGCGCTGGAGCCGGTCCTGACGGCGGCACAGGGGCTGGGCGTCGACCTCTTCGCCATCGTCGAGCAGGACATGTATCCGTGCCCGCCCGACCAGCCGTTCCCCATCGCGGAGCGCACCCGGCGCTTTCTGCGCAGCTGCGGGGCCTAG
- a CDS encoding Cgl0159 family (beta/alpha)8-fold protein, with protein MSSSSVSISELASLRARHPEAVAEAWARRVRRPLLGESGRLMIVAADHPARGALAVGDDKLAMAHRAGLLERLTLALSRPGVDGVLATADILEDLLLLGALENKVVLGSMNRGGLAGAAFELDDRFTGHRAQDIERLGLDAGKLLLRVDYDDPGSLRTMEATARAVDDMAARRLPVFVEPFISRRVAGKVTNDLSAEAVARSIAIASGLGGTSAYTWLKLPVTTDPEDMAWVSETSALPVVLLGGEVNGDQEGAYEKWRKALSLPTVRGLVVGRSLLYPAGGDVRAAVDTAVGLL; from the coding sequence TTGAGCAGCAGCAGTGTCAGCATCTCCGAGCTGGCCTCCTTGCGGGCCCGGCATCCGGAGGCCGTCGCGGAGGCGTGGGCGCGGCGCGTCCGCCGCCCGCTCCTGGGCGAAAGCGGACGGCTGATGATCGTCGCGGCCGACCACCCGGCACGCGGCGCACTGGCGGTCGGGGACGACAAGCTCGCCATGGCCCACCGCGCCGGGCTGCTGGAGCGCCTCACCCTCGCCCTCTCCCGTCCGGGCGTGGACGGCGTACTGGCCACCGCGGACATCCTGGAGGACCTGCTGCTGCTCGGCGCGCTGGAGAACAAGGTCGTCCTCGGCTCGATGAACCGGGGCGGGCTGGCCGGTGCCGCCTTCGAACTGGACGACCGCTTCACCGGGCACCGCGCCCAGGACATCGAACGGCTGGGCCTCGACGCGGGAAAGCTGCTGCTGCGCGTCGACTACGACGACCCCGGCTCGCTGCGCACGATGGAGGCGACGGCCCGCGCGGTCGACGACATGGCGGCGCGGCGGCTGCCCGTCTTCGTCGAGCCGTTCATCTCCCGCCGGGTGGCGGGCAAGGTGACCAACGACCTGAGCGCGGAGGCCGTCGCCCGCTCCATCGCCATCGCCTCCGGGCTGGGCGGCACCTCCGCCTACACCTGGCTCAAGCTGCCGGTCACCACGGATCCCGAGGACATGGCCTGGGTGTCCGAGACCTCCGCGCTGCCGGTCGTCCTGCTCGGCGGCGAGGTCAACGGTGACCAGGAAGGCGCGTACGAGAAGTGGCGCAAGGCGCTGAGTCTGCCGACGGTGCGCGGGCTCGTCGTCGGGCGCTCGTTGCTCTATCCGGCCGGTGGCGATGTGCGCGCGGCCGTCGACACCGCTGTCGGACTGCTGTGA
- the iolB gene encoding 5-deoxy-glucuronate isomerase → MTATDSDFHLRAGSAAAGPYALDIDPERAGWGYSSLRVLALAPGAGHRFATGDSEWIVLPLNGGCTVEAEGEVLELHGRKSVFSGVSDFAYVPRDAEVRISSAAGGRFALTGARCERRLAVRYGAAEDVPVELRGSGSCSRQVNNFGAAGVFEADKLIAVEVLTPGGNWSSYPPHKHDEHREGAESELEEIYYFEIAPHGSTEGLGYQRVSPSGQGRGTDVLAEVRSGDAVLIPDGWHGPSMAAPGHDMYYLNVMAGPGVDRAWLICDHPDHAWIRGSWADMAVDPRLPLYEAKETEGSRGDLWDGSRGGAQDGPRRGAQDGPRRGAQEGEGAK, encoded by the coding sequence ATGACCGCCACCGACTCCGACTTCCACCTGCGCGCGGGGAGTGCCGCCGCGGGCCCCTACGCCCTGGACATCGACCCCGAACGGGCGGGCTGGGGCTACTCCTCGCTGCGCGTCCTGGCGCTGGCGCCGGGTGCCGGCCACCGGTTCGCCACCGGGGACAGCGAGTGGATCGTGCTGCCGCTCAACGGCGGCTGCACCGTCGAGGCCGAAGGCGAGGTCCTCGAACTGCACGGCAGGAAGAGCGTCTTCAGCGGCGTGAGCGACTTCGCGTATGTGCCGCGCGATGCCGAGGTACGCATCAGCAGCGCCGCGGGCGGGCGGTTCGCGCTCACCGGCGCGCGCTGCGAGCGGCGGCTCGCGGTGCGCTACGGCGCGGCCGAGGACGTCCCCGTCGAGCTGCGCGGCAGCGGCTCGTGCTCGCGCCAGGTCAACAACTTCGGCGCCGCCGGCGTCTTCGAGGCCGACAAGCTCATCGCCGTCGAGGTGCTGACCCCCGGCGGCAACTGGTCCTCCTACCCGCCGCACAAGCACGACGAGCACCGCGAGGGCGCCGAGAGCGAGCTGGAGGAGATCTACTACTTCGAGATCGCCCCCCACGGCTCCACCGAGGGCCTCGGCTACCAGCGCGTGTCCCCCAGCGGCCAGGGCAGGGGCACCGATGTGCTGGCCGAGGTGCGCAGCGGCGACGCGGTGCTCATCCCCGACGGCTGGCACGGCCCCTCCATGGCCGCGCCCGGCCACGACATGTACTACCTGAATGTGATGGCGGGCCCGGGGGTGGATCGGGCGTGGCTTATCTGCGACCATCCTGATCACGCGTGGATCCGTGGTTCCTGGGCCGATATGGCAGTGGATCCAAGGCTTCCGCTGTACGAGGCGAAGGAAACCGAGGGGTCGCGGGGCGACTTGTGGGACGGCTCGCGGGGCGGGGCCCAGGACGGCCCGCGGCGCGGGGCCCAGGACGGCCCGCGGCGCGGGGCCCAGGAAGGAGAGGGTGCCAAGTGA
- the iolC gene encoding 5-dehydro-2-deoxygluconokinase, translated as MTEPHDVVTMGRIGVDIYPLQTGVPLQHVESFGKFLGGSATNVAVAAARLGRSSAVISRTGDDPFGTYCHEALGGFGVDDRWVTPVAKYPTPVTFCEIFPPDDFPLYFYRLPKAPDLEIHAGELDLAGIAAAKIFWMTGTGLCEEPSRGATRTALAARDTVRTEAVATVFDLDWRPMFWGAGADGELSPQAAKEAARPHYREALAHATVAVGNVEECEVATGAREPRECAEALLDAGAELAVVKQGPKGVLALHRDGTVAEVPPHPVEVVNGLGAGDSFGGSLCHGLLAGWDLEYAMRYANAAGALVASRLACSSAMPTAPEVEALLRP; from the coding sequence ATGACCGAGCCGCACGACGTGGTCACCATGGGACGCATCGGGGTCGACATCTACCCTCTCCAGACGGGCGTTCCGCTCCAGCACGTGGAGAGCTTCGGCAAGTTCCTCGGCGGATCCGCCACCAACGTCGCCGTCGCCGCCGCCCGGCTCGGCCGCTCCAGCGCCGTTATCAGCCGGACCGGTGACGACCCGTTCGGCACCTACTGTCACGAGGCACTCGGCGGCTTCGGCGTGGACGACCGGTGGGTGACACCCGTCGCCAAGTACCCGACGCCGGTGACCTTCTGCGAGATCTTCCCGCCCGACGACTTCCCGCTCTACTTCTACCGGCTGCCCAAGGCACCGGACCTGGAGATCCACGCCGGGGAGCTGGACCTGGCCGGGATCGCCGCCGCGAAGATCTTCTGGATGACGGGCACCGGGCTGTGCGAGGAGCCCAGCAGGGGCGCCACCCGCACCGCGCTCGCCGCGCGGGACACGGTGCGCACCGAGGCCGTGGCCACCGTCTTCGACCTGGACTGGCGGCCGATGTTCTGGGGCGCCGGCGCCGACGGCGAACTCTCCCCACAGGCCGCCAAGGAGGCGGCCAGGCCGCACTACCGCGAGGCGCTCGCACACGCCACCGTCGCGGTCGGCAACGTCGAGGAGTGCGAGGTCGCCACCGGCGCCCGCGAGCCCCGCGAGTGCGCCGAGGCGCTCCTGGACGCGGGAGCCGAACTGGCCGTCGTCAAGCAGGGGCCCAAGGGCGTGCTCGCCCTCCACAGGGACGGCACCGTCGCCGAGGTGCCGCCGCACCCCGTCGAGGTCGTCAACGGTCTCGGCGCCGGCGACTCGTTCGGCGGCTCCCTGTGCCACGGGCTGCTGGCCGGCTGGGACCTGGAGTACGCGATGCGGTACGCCAACGCGGCCGGGGCGCTGGTCGCCTCGCGGCTCGCCTGCTCCTCCGCCATGCCCACGGCACCCGAGGTCGAGGCCCTGCTGCGGCCCTGA